Proteins encoded together in one Triticum dicoccoides isolate Atlit2015 ecotype Zavitan chromosome 7B, WEW_v2.0, whole genome shotgun sequence window:
- the LOC119340512 gene encoding uncharacterized protein LOC119340512: MGRRPSASPVGSGEPLLPEVRKSVSGCATMQRSLSRADDELQWFRSCLRWVCMDHSAPGRAALSWLLFLLLAVVVPATAHFVIAFRPSRRPFDAVVQVSLSAASGASFLCLSSSFRRIGLRRLLYLDKLRTNSDRVRLNYTARLAFSFRLLASLVAPCFAAEAAYKAWWYATSADRLPFFANDLLSDVLACSLEMASWMYRSAIYLLTCVLFRLICHLQGLRLEDFAGSLLVEVEEGRMGVERVLREHLDIRKQLKVISHRFRRFIVAALLIGTASQFASVLLTTRHDSIDDLLHTGELALCSVVLMSGLIIILSSAAKITHQAQALTGQTTKWHACCTIEPGPDDEIDPGSNQNSMLEEYPEDESDCESSEETGDEDMLENTKFLQPHTHVISFQKRQALVTYLENNKAGITVFGFTLDRSYLHTIFMLEWTLFLWLLGKTVGFS, translated from the exons ATGGGGCGGCGGCCCAGCGCGTCGCCGGTGGGGTCGGGGGAGCCGCTGCTGCCGGAGGTGCGGAAGAGCGTCAGCGGCTGCGCGACGATGCAGCGGTCCCTGTCGCGGGCGGACGACGAGCTGCAATGGTTCCGGTCGTGCCTGCGGTGGGTGTGCATGGACCACTCCGCCCCGGGCCGCGCCGCGCTGTCCtggctgctcttcctgctcctcgcCGTGGTCGTCCCGGCCACCGCGCACTTCGTCATCGCCTTCCGCCCCTCGCGCCGCCCCTTCGACGCCGTCGTCCAGGTCTCGCTCTCCGCCGCCTCCGGCGCCAGCTTcctctgcctctcctcctccttccgccGCATCGGCCTCCGCCGCCTGCTCTACCTCGACAAGCTCCGCACCAACAGCGACCGCGTCAGGCTCAACTACACGGCGCgcctcgccttctccttccgcCTCCTCGCCTCCCTCGTCGCGCCCTGCTTCGCCGCCGAGGCCGCCTACAAGGCCTGGTGGTACGCCACCTCCGCCGACCGCCTCCCCTTCTTCGCCAACGACCTCCTCAGCGACGTCCTCGCCTGCTCCCTCGAGATGGCCTCCTGGATGTACCGCAGCGCCATCTACCTCCTCACCTGCGTCCTCTTCCGCCTCATCTGccacctccagggcctccgcctcgaGGACTTCGCCGGCTCCCTGCTCGTCGAGGTGGAGGAAGGAAGGATGGGGGTGGAGCGCGTCCTCAGGGAGCACCTCGACATCCGCAAGCAGCTCAAGGTCATCAGCCACCGCTTCCGCAGGTTCATCGTCGCCGCGCTGCTCATCGGCACCGCCAGCCAGTTCGCCTCCGTGCTCCTCACCACGCGCCACGACTCCATCGACGACCTCCTCCACACCGGCGAGCTCGCG CTATGTTCAGTGGTGCTCATGTCCGGGCTCATCATAATCCTGAGCAGTGCCGCCAAGATCACTCACCAGGCGCAGGCCCTCACGGGCCAGACCACCAAGTGGCACGCCTGCTGCACCATCGAGCCGGGCCCGGATGACGAGATAGATCCCGGATCCAATCAGAACTCCATGCTGGAAGAGTACCCTGAAGACGAGAGCGACTGCGAGTCCAGCGAGGAGACCGGCGACGAGGACATGCTGGAGAACACCAAGTTCCTCCAGCCTCACACGCACGTGATTTCCTTCCAGAAGAGGCAGGCACTAG TGACGTACCTGGAGAACAACAAGGCTGGCATCACCGTGTTCGGGTTCACGCTGGACCGGTCGTACCTCCACACGATATTCATGCTTGAGTGGACGCTCTTCTTGTGGCTGCTGGGGAAAACTGTCGGTTTCTCCTGA